The genomic stretch GTGGCGGCACGCGGTTTGGATATTGAAGATCTACCACACGTGGTCAACTACGACATGCCGTTCTTGGCAGAAGACTACGTTCACCGCATTGGTCGTACTGGTCGTGCTGGAAAACAAGGTCATGCGGTCTCTTTTGTCAATCGTGAAGAAGAGCTAACGGTGGTTCAAGTTGAAAATCTGATTCAACAACGTATTCGCCGTATTGAATTGGCGGGTTACGAGCCTAAGAGCCGTGAGGCTTACATTGATAAGCTCAACAGCAAGCCTTCATATAAGAATCGTCAAGGCCGTCGTAACAACGCGAATGAGCCAACGGATCAAGCGGCAGCGGAACGTCGCTTAGCGATGATGAAGCGAATCAAAGCTCGTCGTAACTGACGAGAGAACAGAAATAAAAAATCACCCGCGAGGGTGATTTTTTTAGGCTGCATGATGGGCAAACTCGGTAAGTTGCTCCAACTCTTCTAAGATCGCTTTGCACTCTCTTGAGAAAATCAAGCCATCGCGAGAGCCAATCAACTGAATGAGTGACACTTTGCCAGATACAATACATTGGCGCAGCGTTCTCAGTACCATTTGAATATCAAGAGTATGGTGATTATCGATGTTGGCTTTGGTGACAAGAGAAGCCAAATCGATAGAAAGAACGAGCTTGTCACAATGGTCGATAAAGTTACCAATTTGCTCTTTTACATCATAACGATGACGGAACGAAAACTCTTTTTCCGTAAGCCAATTGGACCCAAGATCTTCCGCGTACTCAAACAGCTCGTTTGCGGTTGATTCTTGACTGACGCCAACAAAAAACGCCCGGCTGTTTGGATAGCGAGTGAGCGCAAAATGGTAGGCGGAACCTAACTTCACATTCAGCGTCGATTTCAGTCCCATATTGTGGTTGATGTTCATTAAACCAACTTCTTCATGTCCTGCCAGTACGACGGGTAGGGCAGAGAGCAGGGTTTCATGGCAATTGGTCAATACGACAGGGATCGCATGGCGTGAGACCATTTGGCTCAACGTTTCTTGATAATGACCGTTTTCAATATCGTGATGGCTAAAATGTGCGCACAACGCAATGTTGCGCTTTTGATGGCTCTGATATAACCATTCGCTTGCGCTTTCTAAGCTCTGTTGGGCAGATTCAAACTCTACTACTGTCATCGGTTTGATGTACTCGCTGACGGTGATAAACGAGTACGGATAGTGATGATGTTGAACAGTATGGTTCTTTTGATTGCGTTTGAAAAAGCCTAACATGACTGCATTACCTTTCTGGTGGAAGCGCTCTCGCTGCCTGCAAAACATGTAAAATGATACGCTGCTTATCCGCTTCAACTCGATGAGCTGGAGCCATGACGGAAACCGCTCCGATCAATTTACTTCCTTTCATTACCGGGGCGCTGATGCCAGACACGCCGGGATCGATTTCTGATGTGCTGACGGCATAACCGTTTTTACGAATTATCTCTAATTCGGTTTGCCACTGATTTAAACGAGCTTCTTGACCGAAGTAGCGTAAAATCCTTTCACATCGTTCAGGTGGCATGAAGGCCAACATGACTTTCGATGAGGCGCCACGCAGTAGAGGTTGACTTTGACCCTGGACGTAGCTACAGCGTAGCGCCTGCATACTCTCTTTTTGACGAACGCACAAAGCGCGATAACCCACGGGCACCATGTACGCCGCCAACTCGCCGGTTTGATGCTGCAAACGCGCCAAAATTGTCTCGACAGATTCAAGACTGTGCTGAGACGTTTGGTAACTACGCATCAAAAGTAACGCGGCGGGTCCCACGATAAAGGTTTTTTCATGGGCACTTTCTTCAATCAGGTTCCACTCTTTTAGGAGCTTTAAATGGCGATACAAGCTGCTGAGCGGAACAGCAAGCTGTTCACTTAAGGTCTTGGCTGAAACGGGCTCGTCGTTCACCGCGACCTGCATCAGCAGTTGTAGGGTTTTCTCATTAACCTGATTGGCGTTCATCTTGTTGTCTTTCATCATTTTTTATCGTGTACAAATCTATAACACAAATATAATTCTTATTAGATAGGAAAAGGAATGAAATAAATCTATCTTTTTCTCGAATGGTGAGAATTTATTATAAGGAAGTAAGTTAAGGCAAAAAGCGGGAGTGACCAGAGTTGCGATGGATAGACAAAGAAATGAGAAGAGAAAGAAGGGTAGAAAAGGGGCCGCAGCCCCTAATGTACACCGTTGAAAACGCGAGTTAGATCTGCTCGTACAACTCGTCAAACTGCGCTTCGGCAATGCGATTTCGGCCAGTACGTTTGGCGCGATATAACGCTTCGTCGGCTTTTTTCAGAAGCAACCTTGGGTTGGT from Vibrio vulnificus NBRC 15645 = ATCC 27562 encodes the following:
- a CDS encoding arginase family protein — encoded protein: MLGFFKRNQKNHTVQHHHYPYSFITVSEYIKPMTVVEFESAQQSLESASEWLYQSHQKRNIALCAHFSHHDIENGHYQETLSQMVSRHAIPVVLTNCHETLLSALPVVLAGHEEVGLMNINHNMGLKSTLNVKLGSAYHFALTRYPNSRAFFVGVSQESTANELFEYAEDLGSNWLTEKEFSFRHRYDVKEQIGNFIDHCDKLVLSIDLASLVTKANIDNHHTLDIQMVLRTLRQCIVSGKVSLIQLIGSRDGLIFSRECKAILEELEQLTEFAHHAA
- a CDS encoding IclR family transcriptional regulator produces the protein MKDNKMNANQVNEKTLQLLMQVAVNDEPVSAKTLSEQLAVPLSSLYRHLKLLKEWNLIEESAHEKTFIVGPAALLLMRSYQTSQHSLESVETILARLQHQTGELAAYMVPVGYRALCVRQKESMQALRCSYVQGQSQPLLRGASSKVMLAFMPPERCERILRYFGQEARLNQWQTELEIIRKNGYAVSTSEIDPGVSGISAPVMKGSKLIGAVSVMAPAHRVEADKQRIILHVLQAARALPPER